The region TGCGCCACTTATCGTATCCTTACACAATGGACTGCTCGGGTTGTTTGGATGATGGAATGATGATTGCCGGACGTTTCATGGGCGTGCCGATCTAATTGGTTCACTGGCAGCATAGAGCTTCATGGCTCGGCGAATCGGGTGAACTGGGTAAGGCATATGTGACTGAGACACAATATCAATGAATGCCTGGCGGCGTTCCTGCCATAGTGTGGCGCAGGAACGTCGCCTTATTCTAAGGGCCAGACAGCTCCCGGCCATTTGGATAGTGTTGTCTTGACCGGCATAACACGGTTTGGCGTCGGGGATGATTGGGGAATGGGGTCAACTATGAGTTTTTACATGAAAGGGATGGCATCGATGGATAGGAATGAAGCGCTTGCCTTAATAAAAAAGCATGTGAAGAGCAAGAATCTCATAAAGCATATGCTCGCGACCGAGGCTGTTATGAGGGGGCTTGCCGCGAGGTTGAATCAGGACGAGGATCTCTGGGGACTTGCGGGCCTGCTTCATGATATCGACTATGATGAGACCGCGAAATCACCGGAGAAGCATAGCCTGGTCGGGGCAGAGATGTTAAAGGACCTTGGATTGCCCAATGCGCTTGTACATGCTGTCCAGGTCCATAACGAATATCATGGCATTCCGCGGGAAAGCCTGTTAGACAAGGCCCTTTTTGCCGTTGATCCGCTCACGGGGCTTATTGTAGCTGCGGCACTGATACACCCAGAGAAGAGATTATCCAGTATTGACGTTCCATTTATTATGCATAGGTTCAAGGAATCCTCTTTTGCAAAGGGAGCCAACCGGGAGCAAATAAAGGCATGTTCTGAGCTGGGGCTAGATCTGGAGGAGTTCATTGATATCGGACTCAAATCTATGCAGTCTATCTCTGAGGATCTTGGGCTATGAAGTTCCTGGGAAATTTTCTTATTAATGGATATTGTTGTATGCCCATTGTTGACAAATAGCCATATCATGGTATAATGGGTTTGCTGGCGGCGCTGGCGCTGCTAGCAGATTGGGCCGGGGAATGATGTAGTTGGGCGCGTCAGCGGAAAACGGCAAGACCGTTGCAACCAACAGGAAGGCATATCATGACTATTTTATCGAGGAAACATATGAGGCTGGCATTGCCCTGACCGGCACAGAGATACAGTCAATCCGCCAGGGCAGGGTGAATCTTCGCGACAGTTTCGCGAAGGTCGAAAATGGCGAGGTTATGCTGTATAATATGCACATAAGTCCATATGACCATGGCAACCGGTTCAATCACGACCCGCTTAGGATTCGCCGCCTGCTGCTGCATAAAACGGAGATTCGCAGGCTCATCGGAAAGACTCAGCAGCAGGGCTATACCCTGGTCCCTTTGAGGGTATATTTAAAGCGAGGCCTGGCCAAGGTAGAGCTTGCTCTTGCGAAGGGCAAGAGGCTTCATGACAAGAGGGAAGACATTGCGCGGAAGAGCGCGATGAGGGAAATTGAGCGGGCCATCAAACAGAGAGCGCAGTAATGGGGGCGTAACGGTTTCGACGGGGAGCTGTGGCGCGAGAGGTAGCGAGTCGAGATCCCACCAACTCGTTAAACGGTGGAAAGCACTA is a window of Bacillota bacterium DNA encoding:
- a CDS encoding HDIG domain-containing protein; translation: MDRNEALALIKKHVKSKNLIKHMLATEAVMRGLAARLNQDEDLWGLAGLLHDIDYDETAKSPEKHSLVGAEMLKDLGLPNALVHAVQVHNEYHGIPRESLLDKALFAVDPLTGLIVAAALIHPEKRLSSIDVPFIMHRFKESSFAKGANREQIKACSELGLDLEEFIDIGLKSMQSISEDLGL
- the smpB gene encoding SsrA-binding protein SmpB; the protein is MGASAENGKTVATNRKAYHDYFIEETYEAGIALTGTEIQSIRQGRVNLRDSFAKVENGEVMLYNMHISPYDHGNRFNHDPLRIRRLLLHKTEIRRLIGKTQQQGYTLVPLRVYLKRGLAKVELALAKGKRLHDKREDIARKSAMREIERAIKQRAQ